In a genomic window of Streptomyces sp. SJL17-4:
- a CDS encoding alpha-N-acetylglucosaminidase produces the protein MGRSLFRRCRSVLTSRRHGVLTPRRRTALAATVLAAMAAVAPGVQPLPGTTAAAAGPPHASVAPSAALGPNVPFDPAPARAALERLLPSRAAQFTLVPVEEPTSGDYFTVSGKAGAIVVRGTSPATLLTGVGWYLERVAGVDLGWPGASVGRLPRTLPAVARTITRSASVPHRYALNDTDEGYSGAYRDFASYQHDIDLMALHGVNEVFVPTGAEYPYYRALQEFGYSAAELRDWIPAPAHQGWWLLQNLSGFAGPVSEQLVEARATLGGRITRHLRSLGMTPVLPGFFGTVPSDFATRNQGAVTVPQGRWVGFDRPNWLDPTGPVFARLAAAYYRFQQARFGVSDMFKMDLLHEGGVAGGVDVAAAAGAVQRALDTASPGATWVMLGWQNNPTPALLSGVDRRRVLIVDGLSDRYDGLDRETRWGGTPYAFGTIPNFGGHTSIGANTGAWVNRFHAWLGKQDSALRGIAYLPEGTGGNPAAFDLFTELAWQPGPIDQKSWFAAYAARRYGGTDPHAAAAWEQLRRGPYSMRSGTWSEPQDSLFTARPALTAATAAKWSPRAMRYDAATVERALAELLQVAPRLRTTDAYRFDLVDVARQALTNRSRVLLPRIKAAYEAEDLAGFRALVREWQEQEELLGRLVGSDRRFLIGPWLADARSWGADRAERDRLEYDARSILTTWADKGPSESGGLHDYANREWSGLVQDVYAPRWAAYFASLDRALVNGTQPLAVDWFAHDDAWARGHQRYPTTPTGDPFALAGEVLAALAAPAGPAASADTLRSPRIRLQYRSQPATRKVSTGESWPTH, from the coding sequence ATGGGCCGCAGCCTGTTCCGTCGATGCCGTTCCGTCCTCACCTCCCGCCGCCATGGCGTCCTCACCCCTCGTCGGCGCACCGCCCTCGCCGCCACCGTGCTCGCCGCCATGGCGGCGGTCGCGCCCGGAGTGCAACCGCTGCCGGGCACCACCGCCGCCGCGGCCGGGCCGCCGCACGCCTCCGTCGCCCCTTCGGCGGCCCTCGGCCCGAACGTCCCCTTCGACCCGGCGCCCGCCCGGGCCGCCCTGGAGCGCCTGCTGCCCTCCCGGGCGGCGCAGTTCACCCTCGTCCCGGTCGAGGAGCCCACCTCGGGCGACTACTTCACGGTCTCGGGCAAGGCCGGGGCGATCGTGGTCCGGGGCACCTCGCCGGCCACCCTCCTCACCGGTGTCGGCTGGTATCTGGAGCGGGTCGCCGGGGTCGACCTCGGATGGCCCGGCGCCAGCGTCGGCCGGCTGCCCCGCACGCTGCCCGCGGTCGCCAGGACCATCACCCGCTCGGCGTCCGTGCCCCACCGCTACGCCCTGAACGACACCGACGAGGGGTACTCCGGCGCCTACCGCGACTTCGCCTCCTACCAGCACGACATCGACCTGATGGCGCTGCACGGCGTGAACGAGGTCTTCGTCCCGACCGGGGCCGAATACCCGTACTACCGGGCGCTCCAGGAGTTCGGCTACAGCGCGGCGGAGCTGCGCGACTGGATCCCCGCCCCGGCCCATCAGGGGTGGTGGCTGCTGCAGAACCTGTCGGGCTTCGCCGGTCCGGTCTCCGAACAGCTCGTCGAGGCCCGCGCGACGCTGGGCGGCCGGATCACGCGTCACCTCCGCTCGCTCGGGATGACGCCCGTCCTGCCGGGGTTCTTCGGCACCGTGCCCTCGGACTTCGCCACCCGGAACCAGGGCGCGGTCACTGTTCCGCAGGGCAGATGGGTGGGCTTCGACCGGCCCAACTGGCTGGATCCGACCGGGCCGGTCTTCGCCCGGCTCGCCGCCGCCTACTACCGCTTCCAGCAGGCGCGGTTCGGGGTCAGCGACATGTTCAAGATGGACCTGCTGCACGAGGGCGGGGTCGCGGGAGGGGTCGACGTCGCGGCGGCCGCGGGGGCCGTCCAGCGAGCCCTGGACACCGCCAGCCCCGGCGCCACCTGGGTCATGCTCGGCTGGCAGAACAACCCGACCCCGGCCCTCCTGAGCGGCGTCGACCGCCGCCGGGTCCTGATCGTCGACGGCCTCTCCGACCGGTACGACGGGCTCGACCGCGAGACCCGGTGGGGCGGCACGCCGTACGCCTTCGGCACGATCCCCAACTTCGGCGGCCACACCAGCATCGGCGCCAACACCGGCGCGTGGGTGAACCGCTTCCACGCCTGGCTCGGCAAGCAGGACAGCGCCCTGCGCGGCATCGCGTACCTCCCCGAAGGCACCGGCGGGAACCCCGCCGCGTTCGACCTCTTCACCGAACTCGCCTGGCAGCCCGGCCCGATCGACCAGAAGAGCTGGTTCGCCGCGTACGCCGCCCGGCGCTACGGGGGTACGGATCCCCATGCGGCCGCCGCCTGGGAGCAGCTGCGTCGCGGCCCGTACAGCATGCGGTCCGGCACCTGGAGCGAGCCGCAGGACAGCCTCTTCACCGCGCGGCCGGCTCTGACGGCGGCCACCGCCGCGAAATGGAGCCCGCGGGCCATGCGGTACGACGCCGCCACCGTCGAGCGGGCACTCGCGGAGCTCCTCCAGGTGGCGCCCCGGCTGCGGACCACGGACGCGTACCGCTTCGACCTCGTGGACGTGGCACGGCAGGCGCTCACCAACCGCAGCCGGGTCCTGCTGCCCCGTATCAAGGCCGCGTACGAGGCCGAGGACCTGGCGGGATTCCGGGCGCTGGTACGGGAGTGGCAGGAGCAGGAGGAACTGCTCGGGCGGCTCGTCGGATCCGACCGGCGGTTCCTGATCGGTCCCTGGCTCGCCGACGCGCGCTCCTGGGGAGCCGACCGGGCGGAACGCGACCGGTTGGAGTACGACGCCCGCTCGATCCTCACCACCTGGGCCGACAAGGGACCGAGTGAGTCGGGCGGTCTGCACGACTACGCCAACCGTGAGTGGTCCGGCCTCGTCCAGGACGTCTACGCGCCGCGCTGGGCCGCGTACTTCGCGAGTCTCGACCGTGCGCTGGTGAACGGCACGCAGCCGCTCGCCGTCGACTGGTTCGCGCACGACGACGCCTGGGCGCGCGGCCATCAGCGCTACCCGACGACGCCCACGGGTGACCCCTTCGCCCTGGCGGGCGAGGTGCTGGCGGCTCTGGCTGCCCCGGCCGGTCCCGCGGCGTCGGCGGACACCCTCCGGTCACCTCGAATCCGGCTCCAATACCGCTCCCAACCAGCCACGCGCAAGGTGTCGACCGGAGAATCCTGGCCTACGCACTAG
- a CDS encoding MFS transporter — MLFAVSMTFIDQTIVSIAAPNITAELGLSSSGMQWVVNAYLLSLAAFFALGGRLSDLFGHRLVMLVGTLVFVLSSVLCGCVPAGGLAETWLIVFRATQGLGAALMFPAALAVVIAVFPVERRGRALALFFGLSGALTALGPLLGGWLTAWTWRAIFWVNVPVAVVAIVLALLARIPESRRSERLDVVGAALVAVGMGLSVLGFQQASSWGWGSVATWACVIGGLLVLVLFLGHERRTTHPLIDFDVFRDRAFTVDSLVLFFAMLAFVPVFFFSSVYAQVSLSASPNQAALFLLYFFIGFGIASQWGGRILDKRGARPAMKLGCALGAVGFSLWAQKMTDLSMHDQWPYAAMAGAGIGFLLAPASTDAVNRAIGASYGEVTGITQTIRNYAAAIGMAVFSTLLAHVSTDRITATLQDRGLPPAEASATAEKVAEAVTGHPDGQGPTGDGPVARALQGAGDAIRMDFAEANQWVFYGMAIALAVAFLCALAHPGTRVTERTPDS; from the coding sequence ATGCTCTTCGCGGTGTCGATGACCTTCATCGACCAGACCATCGTGTCGATCGCCGCCCCGAACATCACCGCCGAGCTCGGGCTCTCCTCCTCCGGCATGCAGTGGGTCGTCAACGCCTACCTGCTCTCCCTCGCCGCGTTCTTCGCGCTCGGTGGCCGGCTCTCCGACCTCTTCGGACACCGCCTCGTCATGCTGGTCGGCACCCTGGTCTTCGTCCTCTCGTCGGTGCTGTGCGGATGTGTGCCGGCCGGCGGCCTCGCGGAGACCTGGCTGATCGTCTTCCGCGCCACCCAGGGCCTCGGCGCGGCCCTGATGTTCCCGGCGGCGCTGGCCGTCGTCATCGCCGTCTTCCCCGTCGAGCGGCGCGGCCGGGCCCTCGCGCTCTTCTTCGGGCTCTCCGGTGCCCTCACCGCCCTCGGGCCCCTGCTCGGCGGCTGGCTGACCGCGTGGACCTGGCGGGCGATCTTCTGGGTCAACGTGCCGGTGGCCGTCGTCGCCATCGTGCTCGCCCTGCTCGCCCGAATCCCCGAGAGCCGCCGCTCCGAACGGCTGGACGTCGTCGGTGCCGCGCTCGTCGCCGTCGGGATGGGTCTGAGCGTGCTGGGCTTCCAGCAGGCCTCGTCCTGGGGCTGGGGCAGCGTCGCGACCTGGGCCTGTGTCATCGGCGGCCTGCTCGTCCTGGTGCTCTTCCTCGGCCACGAGCGGCGCACCACCCACCCGCTGATCGACTTCGACGTCTTCCGGGACCGGGCCTTCACGGTCGACAGTCTCGTGCTGTTCTTCGCGATGCTCGCCTTCGTGCCGGTCTTCTTCTTCTCGTCCGTGTACGCCCAGGTGTCGCTGAGCGCCTCGCCGAACCAGGCCGCGCTGTTCCTGTTGTACTTCTTCATCGGCTTCGGCATCGCCTCGCAGTGGGGCGGCAGGATCCTCGACAAGCGTGGTGCCCGCCCGGCCATGAAGCTCGGCTGCGCGCTCGGCGCGGTCGGGTTCTCCCTCTGGGCCCAGAAGATGACCGATCTGTCGATGCACGACCAGTGGCCGTACGCGGCCATGGCGGGCGCCGGAATCGGCTTCCTGCTCGCACCCGCCTCCACCGACGCGGTCAACCGGGCCATCGGCGCCTCGTACGGCGAGGTCACGGGCATCACCCAGACGATCCGCAACTACGCGGCCGCCATCGGCATGGCCGTCTTCAGTACCCTGCTGGCCCATGTCTCCACGGACCGCATCACCGCCACGCTCCAGGACCGCGGCCTGCCGCCGGCCGAGGCCTCGGCCACGGCGGAGAAGGTCGCCGAGGCGGTCACCGGTCACCCGGACGGCCAAGGCCCCACCGGTGACGGGCCGGTGGCGAGGGCCCTGCAAGGGGCCGGGGACGCGATCCGGATGGACTTCGCCGAGGCCAACCAATGGGTGTTCTACGGCATGGCGATCGCCCTGGCCGTCGCTTTCCTGTGCGCGCTCGCCCACCCTGGGACCCGGGTCACCGAGCGCACCCCCGACAGCTGA
- a CDS encoding ADP-ribosyltransferase domain-containing protein — protein MNDVDVTAGGDAGSSAGDPLGLADLFTGGGEPWLPLLAPVIEAQPGAADFIGPKRSPEVVPVRELTFQALKPHPPHKWKVVAFGQNPYPRAESATGIAMFDNTFNDWKDSQFGRVVSIRCIIKAAAVWKYGIVKKTPIADVRALLKKEDTVAPPEWFQAMLTQGVLLLNASLTASADGAMPTDHHTTFWRPVAEQIVEEILRAKQDASEEDRGVVFAWWGAHARSLKRVVQRLEKKYPGVEVRHLDHANPAAQGDSFCDGDHFAQVNDALAAVGAEPVDWLPSKGWDRKAAGADGTAGGDVAERMGAFIASTMELHQLYLERLTSVKDEGLVLPAITGVFDTPLMDFRKAVEPVSRVLARLDRHIERSSTFGESKVAEAALGESAFGEGLSADAISALHLYTCESAFYREINAVLRSPDRERLVPYLPYLRLLFSAVESLPAQTRPLWRGVALDLRSQYPLGQTVTWWGVSSCTSELGVAKAFLGSRGRRTLFEVTPARAVAIRRFSAFTGEEEYILAPGTQLTVTEVKAERGGLCTVRLTELEGQGLVS, from the coding sequence GTGAATGATGTCGACGTGACGGCCGGCGGCGACGCGGGTTCCTCCGCCGGGGACCCCCTGGGCCTCGCCGATCTGTTCACCGGGGGCGGTGAGCCGTGGCTTCCGCTGCTGGCTCCGGTGATCGAGGCGCAGCCGGGGGCGGCCGACTTCATCGGTCCGAAGCGCAGTCCGGAGGTGGTTCCGGTGCGCGAGTTGACGTTTCAGGCGTTGAAGCCTCATCCGCCGCACAAGTGGAAGGTGGTCGCCTTCGGGCAGAATCCGTATCCGCGGGCGGAGAGCGCGACCGGTATCGCGATGTTCGACAACACCTTCAACGACTGGAAGGACAGTCAGTTCGGCCGTGTGGTCAGCATCCGCTGCATCATCAAGGCGGCCGCGGTGTGGAAGTACGGCATCGTCAAGAAGACGCCGATCGCCGACGTCCGGGCGCTGTTGAAGAAGGAGGACACCGTCGCACCGCCCGAGTGGTTCCAGGCGATGCTCACCCAGGGTGTGCTGCTGCTCAACGCCTCTCTCACGGCGAGTGCGGACGGGGCGATGCCGACGGATCATCACACGACGTTCTGGCGGCCGGTGGCCGAGCAGATCGTCGAGGAGATCCTCCGGGCGAAGCAGGACGCCTCGGAGGAGGACCGGGGTGTGGTGTTCGCCTGGTGGGGCGCGCACGCCCGGAGCCTGAAGAGGGTCGTCCAGCGGCTGGAGAAGAAGTATCCGGGTGTCGAGGTCCGTCACCTCGACCACGCGAACCCGGCCGCCCAGGGCGACAGCTTCTGCGACGGGGACCACTTCGCCCAGGTGAACGACGCGCTGGCCGCAGTGGGCGCCGAGCCGGTCGACTGGCTGCCGAGCAAGGGCTGGGACCGGAAGGCGGCAGGCGCGGACGGCACGGCGGGCGGCGACGTCGCGGAGCGGATGGGGGCGTTCATCGCCTCGACGATGGAGCTGCACCAGCTGTATCTGGAGCGGCTCACGAGCGTCAAGGACGAGGGACTCGTCCTTCCGGCCATCACCGGGGTGTTCGACACCCCGCTGATGGACTTCCGCAAGGCCGTCGAGCCGGTGTCACGGGTCCTCGCACGGCTGGACCGGCACATCGAGAGGTCGAGCACGTTCGGCGAGTCGAAGGTCGCCGAGGCGGCGCTCGGGGAGTCCGCGTTCGGTGAGGGACTCTCCGCCGACGCGATCTCGGCGCTGCACCTCTACACCTGCGAGTCGGCGTTCTACCGTGAGATCAACGCCGTGCTGCGGTCCCCCGACCGGGAGCGGCTGGTGCCCTACCTGCCGTATCTGCGGCTGCTGTTCTCGGCGGTGGAGTCACTGCCGGCGCAGACCCGGCCGTTGTGGCGGGGTGTGGCGCTGGATCTGCGGTCGCAGTATCCGCTGGGGCAGACGGTGACGTGGTGGGGCGTGTCGTCGTGCACGTCCGAGCTGGGCGTGGCGAAGGCCTTCCTCGGGAGTCGCGGCAGGCGGACCCTGTTCGAGGTCACGCCGGCGCGGGCGGTGGCGATCCGGCGGTTCTCGGCGTTCACGGGCGAGGAGGAGTACATCCTCGCGCCGGGCACCCAGCTGACGGTGACGGAGGTGAAGGCCGAGCGCGGGGGTCTCTGCACCGTGCGGCTGACCGAGCTGGAGGGCCAGGGTCTGGTGTCCTAG
- a CDS encoding macro domain-containing protein → MGVERALRVVLVDVNDEVVAAWRSAFADTPEVEIRRGSLLDVDVDAWVSPTNARGRMDGGVDAVVKRHLGAGIQVRVQRAIRDRFGGSLPVGSAVCVPSGAAVPRYLISTPTMRQSSQNVSETMNVALACAAAFQAVHLQNRVKPGSIRSVALVGMGAQTGRVPAGVCANLMWTGYALFHDHGFADYDELRAAVLGQLDDIEGAGSARRVRINVPQRRSFRH, encoded by the coding sequence GTGGGTGTCGAGCGTGCGTTGAGGGTCGTTCTGGTCGATGTCAACGACGAGGTGGTGGCGGCCTGGCGGTCCGCGTTCGCGGACACGCCCGAGGTGGAGATCCGGCGCGGCTCCCTGCTCGACGTGGATGTCGACGCGTGGGTGTCCCCCACCAACGCCCGGGGCCGGATGGACGGTGGCGTCGACGCCGTCGTCAAGCGGCACCTCGGCGCGGGAATCCAGGTGAGGGTGCAGCGGGCGATCCGCGACCGGTTCGGCGGGAGCCTGCCGGTGGGCAGCGCGGTGTGCGTCCCGTCCGGGGCGGCCGTACCGCGGTATCTGATCTCGACGCCGACCATGCGGCAGTCCTCGCAGAACGTCAGCGAGACGATGAACGTGGCGCTGGCGTGCGCGGCGGCGTTCCAGGCGGTGCACCTGCAGAACCGGGTGAAGCCCGGGAGCATCAGGTCGGTGGCGCTCGTGGGGATGGGCGCGCAGACGGGCCGGGTGCCCGCGGGGGTGTGCGCCAATCTGATGTGGACGGGCTACGCGCTCTTCCACGACCACGGATTCGCGGACTACGACGAGCTGCGGGCCGCGGTGCTCGGGCAGCTCGACGACATCGAGGGAGCGGGGTCCGCGCGGCGGGTCCGGATCAACGTCCCGCAGCGACGTTCCTTTCGTCACTGA
- a CDS encoding metalloregulator ArsR/SmtB family transcription factor has translation MADDLFKALADPTRRTILDELTQKSGQTLFEICARLSMKHQLGISRQGVSQHLAVLEGAGLVETRREGRYKFHDLNTAPLRQIADRWLAPHPSGPEENTP, from the coding sequence GTGGCCGACGACCTCTTCAAAGCACTGGCCGACCCCACCCGCCGCACCATCCTCGACGAGCTGACGCAGAAGTCCGGACAGACGCTGTTCGAGATCTGCGCCCGGCTGAGCATGAAGCACCAGCTCGGCATCTCGCGCCAGGGCGTCTCCCAGCATCTTGCCGTGCTGGAGGGCGCCGGGCTCGTCGAGACCCGACGGGAGGGGCGCTACAAGTTCCACGACCTGAACACGGCCCCGTTGCGGCAGATCGCCGACCGGTGGCTCGCCCCCCACCCGTCCGGACCGGAGGAGAACACCCCATGA
- a CDS encoding VOC family protein — protein MKIHLTSVFVDDQAEAERFYTEILGFVKKHDVPLGETDRWLTVVSPDEVDGTELLLEPAGHPAVKPYRDALVQDGIPLAQFAVDDVRAEFERLTALGVRFTQEPLEMGPVTTAVFDDTCGNLIQIATKPE, from the coding sequence ATGAAGATCCACCTGACCAGCGTCTTCGTCGACGACCAGGCCGAGGCCGAGCGCTTCTACACCGAGATCCTCGGCTTCGTGAAGAAGCACGATGTTCCGCTGGGCGAGACGGACCGATGGCTGACCGTCGTCTCGCCCGACGAAGTCGACGGCACCGAACTCCTCCTGGAGCCTGCCGGCCACCCGGCCGTCAAGCCGTACCGCGACGCGCTCGTCCAGGACGGCATCCCGCTCGCCCAGTTCGCCGTGGACGACGTGCGGGCCGAGTTCGAGCGCCTGACCGCCCTCGGGGTCCGGTTCACCCAGGAGCCCCTGGAGATGGGGCCCGTCACCACCGCCGTCTTCGACGACACCTGCGGCAACCTGATCCAGATCGCGACCAAGCCGGAGTAG